The DNA sequence TGGCCGGGACCCCGGTCACCGTCGTCACCGCCTCCGTCGACGAGCGGCTCAACGAGAACGGCTACATCGTGCCCGGCCTCGGGGACGCGGGCGACCGGATGTACGGCACGGCCGAATAGCCGTTCCGCGATGTGACGCCCCGTTCCGGTGTCGTACCGTTCCGTACGGTGCCGGGGCGGGGCGCTTTCGTGTGTGTGGCAGCGCAAGCGGGAGCGTGTGCGGGGTTCAGCAGGAGGGGGACGGGGCCGGGGCCGGCTTCGTCAGGGCCGCCATCGCGGCGGTGGCCTCCTGCGGGGTGCTGAACGCCTTGAACTTCGCCCCGAGGATCAGATCGACCTCGCCCGTCTTGCGGGTGTCGGTCTTCTGCACGGTGCCCGCCAGCTGGGTGCCGAGCACCGTGAAGCTGCCGTTCGTCGCGGTCGGTGCACCGAGCAGCACGCCCGTGCCCGGCACCTTCTTGTCGTACGCCTTCGTCGCGTTGCCCACCTCGCCGATGGCGAAACCGCGCTTCTTGAGCTCCTCGGCGGCGGACTTGGCCAGCCCGCTGCGCGTCGTCGCGTTGTAGACGTTGACCTTGATGGCGGCGGGCTTCGGCAGTGCCTTGGCCGTGGCCGCCGACGGCTTCGGGGTGGGGCAGTCCCGCTTGTGGTCGGCCGCGCCGACGCTCTTGTCGCCGCCGGTGAAGACGTCGATGAGCTGCAGCGTGCCCCAGCCGGCCAGGCTGAGGGCGACGACGGCTCCGATGCCCGCGAGGACCAGCCTGCGGCGGTGCCGGGGGCGGCGCATACGGGGGTAGGCGTCGCCCGTGATGCGGTACTTTCCGCCCATGCCGGGGGGAGTGAGCATGCTCATGGACGCAGCGTAGTGCGACCCGGTGATGATGCGTACAAAATGATCAGCGTATGGGGCCCGGATGGGCGGGAAAACACCCGAAAGGCCCGAAATGGGGCACTCGGTGGGGTGGGGGCCCGGGTGGGAACCCGGGTGGGGTGCGCCGGTGCCACGCGGCCGTGCTGTGCGCGGGCGGCCGACCGAGGGCGGTCGGGCGGGGCGGCGTCAGCCCAGGTCGAGGACGCGGGCGTGCAGCACCTGGCGCTGCTGGAGCGCGGCCCGGACCGCCCGGTGCAGGCCGTCCTCCAGGTAGAGGTCGCCCTGCCACTTCACGACGTGGGCGAACAGGTCACCGTAGAACGTGGAGTCCTCGGCGAGGAGGGTCTCCAGGTCCAGTTGGCCCTTGGTGGTCACGAGCTGGTCCAGGCGAACCGGACGCGGCGCGACATCCGCCCACTGTCGGGTGCTTTCCCGGCCGTGGTCGGGGTAGGGCTTCCCATTTCCGATGCGCTTGAAGATCACACGGAAAGCCTACCGGGCAAGGGCCACCGGGCGCAGCCGGGGAAGCGCACCGCGATGCCGGTGCAAAGGGCGTATAGCGCGGGATAGGGCTGGATACGGGGCAGGGGCCGCCGGAGTGGGCCCGGTCCGGAATCCGTACGGATTCCGGACCGGGCCCACTGTCGGGTTCACCGTGCTTGCGGGGGTCCGCCGCCCGCGGGCCCGTTCCGGGCTGCCGCTCCTACTCCGCGACCCGGCCGTGACCCTCGCGCAGGCCGCCGCCGCTGCCGCCGCTGCCGGGCGTGCCCGTGCCGGTGTCGGGGGTGACCGGGCGCGTCAGGGAGCGCAGGTCGTGGGCGTACGTCCCGACGGCGTTGGCGATCACGTCGATGTTGGTGTCGAAGTGACCCATGTCGATGTTGTCCAGGTCGTCGCAGGCCGCGTGGTAGCAGGGGTCGTACGCGATCCCCGCCTCGCCGCCGAAGACCTCGGCCTGGGCCGCCGTCTTGATGCCCTCCGCCCCGGTGTCCGTACCGCCGGACGGGATGCCGACCTCGATGAACGGCCCGTAGTCCGAGCGGCCGGTGAAGTCGGTGCCCTCGTGCGGCTTGCCCTTGCCGTCGAGGAACTCGTTGATGTCGCGCTCCAGTTGGGCCGAGCCCTCCGGGCCCGGGCCCTCGCCGACCTGGTCGGAGTTGTCGCCGTCGAAGACGAACTGCACACCGTTGGGCGAGGCGATCATGTCGAAGTTCAGGTAGAGCGCGATCTGTTCGCGCTGCTTCTCGGAGAGCGCCGCGACGTACTTCTCCGAGCCGATCAGACCGTTCTCCTCGGCCGACCACCAGGCGAACCGCACCTTGTTGGTGGGGTTGCTCTTCGACTTCGCCAGCTTCAGGGCGACATCGAGCAGGCCGGCGGAGCCGGAGCCGTTGTCGTTGATGCCGGGGCCCTCGGTCACCGAGTCGAGGTGGGCGCCGAGCATCACCGTCCGGGCGGAGTTGCCGCCGGGCGTCTCGGCGATGACGTTGCGGGTGGGGCGGTCCTCCTGGAGCTCGCGGATCTCGAAGGAGACCGTGACTTCGCCGCCCGCGAGATCGGCGGCGAGCTTCTCGCCCTCCGCCTGGGTGAGGCCGCCGGTCGGGATCCTGCCGGCCGCGACCTCGCCGAGCGTGCCGGACAGGACGCCCTCGACGTTGTTGTAGATGACCGCCCCGGCAGCGCCCGCGTCGGCGGCCGCCGCCTGCTTCTCGGCGAAGGAGCAGCCGCCGCGCTTGATCAGCGCGATCTTGCCGGTGAAGGTCGTGGACGCGTAGTCGGCCGCCTCGCAGCCCGTCGTCGCGTCGACCGGCACCGCGACGAGCGCCGCCGTCAGGCCGCCCACCTCGGTCGACGGCGTGTACGTCATGGCCTTGATCGTGACGTCGCGGGGCGTCGGCGTGACCACGGCGAGCTTCTCGGCCAGCGTCTCCGTGTAGGTGAAGCGGAAGTTCTCGTACGAGACCTTGTACCCGGCCCGCTGGAGCTGACGGTAGACGTACGCCGCCGAGGCGTCGTGGCCCAGTGAGCCGGCGGCGCGGTGACCGTCGGCCGAGTCGGCTATCGCCTGGAACTGCTGGAGGTGGCGGTGGGCGTCGCGTGCGGACGCCTTCCTCACCAACTCCTTCGACAGCTTGGCCGCTTCCTTGCCGGGGTCGTGCGGCGCGGGGCGTCCGGGGTGCGGGGACGCGGCCAGGAGGAGCGGTGTGGCCAGGGCGGTGGCGGCCACGACAGCCATGGCTCTGCGACGTGTTGCGTGCACAGGAGTCCTTCCGGTCTGAACGGCTGACGGCTTAACGGCTGAACGAATGTGCTGCGAAAGCTAGCGAGTGGGGTGGCGTCTGTGAACAGATGTGGCCGGATTTGATCGGAGGGAGGGAGGTGTCGGCCTGATTCGGCGCTTGACCGCGTCACTTCTCGGACGATGACCCGCCGCCCGGCTTCTTCGCCGCCTTGGCCGCCGGATTGCCCCCTTGGCGGCTGTCTTGGCCGCCGGATTGTCCGCCTTGGCAGTTGCCTTGGCCGCTGCCTTCGCCTCCTGCTTCGCCTCCTGCTTCGCCTCCTGTTTGGCCTTCTGCTTGTACGCGCGCACTTCGACGAGCGAATCCGGGCCCGTGATGTCGGCGACCGACCGGCGCGATCCGGCCTCCCCGTACGGGCCCGCCGCCTCCCGCCACCCCTTCGGCCGCACGCCGAACTGCTTGCCGAGCAGCGCCAAGAAGATCCGGGCCTTCTGGGTGCCGAAGCCGGGCAGCGCGTTGAGACGTTTCAGCAGCTCGCTACCGGTCGTCGCGTCCCGCCACACCGCGCTCGCGTCGCCGTCGTACTCCGCCACCAGGAACCGGCACAGCTGCTGCACCCGCTGGGCCATGGAGCCGGGGTAGCGGTGCAGGGCGGGTTTGGTGGTGAACAGTTCGGTGAAGGCGTCCGGGTCGTAGGCGGCGATCCGCCCCGCGTCCAGGTCGTCGGAGCCCATCCGTTCCGCGAGGGTGTACGGGCCCGTGAACGCCCACTCCATCGGAACCTGCTGGTCCAGCAGCATGCCGACCAGGGCGGCCAGCGGGCTGCGGCCGAGAAGCGCGTCGGCCTCCGGATTCTGGGCGATCCGCAGGGTGATGTCCTTGCCGCTGTCGCTCGTGGTCATGCAGCCGATCATCGCGAGCACGGTGGGTGACGGCGACCGGGACTGCGCCGATGGCCTCTCCCCTGTCGGCCGAAGGGAGTAGGGAGGCCACGGGGGCGGCCGTGGTGTGCGGGCCTGTCCGTGCCACCGCGCTGCCCGATGAGGCAGTTCCGGATGCCCCGGCCGGGCCGGGGCGCGGGCTGGACGGCCCGGGGGCCGCGCCGTGATCGTGGAATGCCGAGGACGGTGCGGTCAGGGGAGATGAGGATGGACGCGCACGACATCGAGCAGGAACACCACGAGCACGACGGACACCACGGACACCACGGGCGCCACGGACACGGTGGACACGGCGGGTGGGAACAGGCCCACGAGCGCGATGAGCAGCGCGGCGAAACCCCTGTGGAGGCGCCCGGCGAGCGGGCCCACCACGTCTTCCGGGCCGCGGCGGCGGGCCGGGCCGATGTGGTCGGGGCGGCCGGGATGGGGCTGCTCCAGCGGACGGCCGGCAACGGGGCGATCGGGGCGATGGTCCAGCGGGCCCGGTCCGGTACGGCCACGGAACCCGCCGCCGAACAGGCCGAGCAGGCCGACGAGACCGGGCAGGCCGAGCGGCCGGGGCAGGCCGAGGAGCAGCGGTCGCCGGTGCACGACGTGGTCTCCTCCGGCGGTGCGCCCCTGGACACCGACACCCGTACGGACATGGAGAGCCGGATGGGCGCGGACTTCTCCGACGTGCGCGTCCACCACGACTCCGCCGCCCACGAGTCGGCGAAGGGAGTCGGGGCGCACGCGTACACCGTGGGCAACAACGTGGTGTTCCAGCGTGACGCCTACGATCCCGGGTCACCGCAGGGCCGCACCACGCTGGCCCATGAGCTGACCCATGTGATCCAGCAGCGCAACGGCCCGGTGGAGGGAACCGAGGCGCCGGGCGGCATCCGGGTCAGCGACCCCTCGGACCGGTTCGAGCGCGAGGCCGTCGCCAACGCCGACCGGGTGCTGTCCGATCCCGCGCCGGAGGCCGCGCCTGCCCCGGCCGCCCCCGTGTCCGCCCCTGCGGCCGGCACCGCCGCCACCGCCCCCTCCACCTCCGCCGTGCAGCGGGCGGCCACGGAGGACGAGGACGAGCAACCCGCAGACGTACAGGGGTCGTTCGTGCAGCGTGCGGCGGAGAAGAAGCCGGGGGAGGAGGAAGAGGAGGAGAAGCCTCCGGCATGAAGGGGCCCGCTGCGGCCGGTCGGTCGGCCAGCGGGCCGGTCGGCCAATGGGCCGGTCGGTCAGGCGGACGGTTGGATGGTGGCGCGGTGGGGTGGCGGGGCGGTTCCCGGCGCGGGCTCAGCCTGCCGGGGTGTCCGGGCGCATCGTCCCGCCCAGGAACATCGAGGACGAGCACCGCGCGGGGGCCGGGGCGCCCACCGGCTTGCCGACCCGCCTGCAGTCGATCGTCATCGTGACCTTGCTGCCCGCGGGCACCAGGATCGGGGTCACGAAGTGGTAGTCGGAGTCGCGGAAGTTCTCCAGCCCGAGGCTCAGGACGCGGGTGTCCTCGCCGGCCGTGACGGTGACCGTGCCCGCGTCGCCCTGCGGGTTCTGCACCACGATGTCGGTGAGCTGGAAGGTGTGGCCGGCCGGTACCTCCAGGGCCGTCCCGGTGTTCGAGCCGCCGCCCACCGCGTCCCGCACCCGGACCTGCGCGCTGGTCGGGGCGCCCGACGCCGCGTCACCGCCACCGCTGCCGCCCGTGGCGGAGGGGCCCG is a window from the Streptomyces sp. MMBL 11-1 genome containing:
- a CDS encoding LytR C-terminal domain-containing protein, whose amino-acid sequence is MGGKYRITGDAYPRMRRPRHRRRLVLAGIGAVVALSLAGWGTLQLIDVFTGGDKSVGAADHKRDCPTPKPSAATAKALPKPAAIKVNVYNATTRSGLAKSAAEELKKRGFAIGEVGNATKAYDKKVPGTGVLLGAPTATNGSFTVLGTQLAGTVQKTDTRKTGEVDLILGAKFKAFSTPQEATAAMAALTKPAPAPSPSC
- a CDS encoding type II toxin-antitoxin system VapB family antitoxin — protein: MIFKRIGNGKPYPDHGRESTRQWADVAPRPVRLDQLVTTKGQLDLETLLAEDSTFYGDLFAHVVKWQGDLYLEDGLHRAVRAALQQRQVLHARVLDLG
- a CDS encoding M28 family metallopeptidase, which encodes MAVVAATALATPLLLAASPHPGRPAPHDPGKEAAKLSKELVRKASARDAHRHLQQFQAIADSADGHRAAGSLGHDASAAYVYRQLQRAGYKVSYENFRFTYTETLAEKLAVVTPTPRDVTIKAMTYTPSTEVGGLTAALVAVPVDATTGCEAADYASTTFTGKIALIKRGGCSFAEKQAAAADAGAAGAVIYNNVEGVLSGTLGEVAAGRIPTGGLTQAEGEKLAADLAGGEVTVSFEIRELQEDRPTRNVIAETPGGNSARTVMLGAHLDSVTEGPGINDNGSGSAGLLDVALKLAKSKSNPTNKVRFAWWSAEENGLIGSEKYVAALSEKQREQIALYLNFDMIASPNGVQFVFDGDNSDQVGEGPGPEGSAQLERDINEFLDGKGKPHEGTDFTGRSDYGPFIEVGIPSGGTDTGAEGIKTAAQAEVFGGEAGIAYDPCYHAACDDLDNIDMGHFDTNIDVIANAVGTYAHDLRSLTRPVTPDTGTGTPGSGGSGGGLREGHGRVAE
- a CDS encoding eCIS core domain-containing protein, whose amino-acid sequence is MDAHDIEQEHHEHDGHHGHHGRHGHGGHGGWEQAHERDEQRGETPVEAPGERAHHVFRAAAAGRADVVGAAGMGLLQRTAGNGAIGAMVQRARSGTATEPAAEQAEQADETGQAERPGQAEEQRSPVHDVVSSGGAPLDTDTRTDMESRMGADFSDVRVHHDSAAHESAKGVGAHAYTVGNNVVFQRDAYDPGSPQGRTTLAHELTHVIQQRNGPVEGTEAPGGIRVSDPSDRFEREAVANADRVLSDPAPEAAPAPAAPVSAPAAGTAATAPSTSAVQRAATEDEDEQPADVQGSFVQRAAEKKPGEEEEEEKPPA